The proteins below are encoded in one region of Streptomyces roseirectus:
- the lysS gene encoding lysine--tRNA ligase: MPIVAQSTETTDWVSRFADEVIEESERRAPGKPVVVASGLSPSGPIHLGNLREVMTPHLVADEIRRRGREVRHLISWDDYDRYRKVPAGVPGVDESWAEHIGKPLTSVPAPAGSAYPNWAEHFKAAMVAALGELGVEFDGISQTAQYTSGVYREQILHAMRHRADIDAVLAQYRTKPKAAPKSQKPLDEAELEAAEGSGAAGEDDGSAGSAGYFPYKPYCGNCEKDLTTVTAYDDDSTELTYTCTACGFAETVRLSEFNRGKLVWKVDWPMRWAYEGVVFEPSGVDHSSPGSSFQVGGQIVGIFGGEQPIGPMYAFVGISGMAKMSSSKGGVPTPGDALRIMEPQLLRWLYARRRPNQSFKIAFDQEIQRLYDEWDKLAAKVADGSALPGDVAAYARAVGTAAGELPSTARALPYRTLASVADITAGHQDQALRILSELDPTTPLGGLDEVRPRYDKAEAWINTHVPADQRTIVRSEPDLELLKSLDEASRESVRLLLDGLASHWSLDGLTHLVYGVPKVQAGFSADATPKELPAEIKTAQRTFFALLYHLLVGRDTGPRLPTLLLAVGQERVRVLLGE; encoded by the coding sequence GTGCCGATCGTGGCTCAGAGCACCGAGACCACCGACTGGGTCTCCCGTTTCGCGGACGAGGTCATCGAGGAGTCGGAGCGTCGGGCCCCGGGCAAACCTGTGGTCGTCGCCTCCGGGCTCTCCCCCTCGGGCCCGATCCACCTGGGCAACCTCCGTGAGGTCATGACCCCGCACCTGGTCGCGGACGAGATCCGCCGCCGGGGGCGCGAGGTGCGCCACCTCATCTCCTGGGACGACTACGACCGCTACCGCAAGGTGCCCGCTGGCGTCCCCGGCGTCGACGAGAGCTGGGCCGAGCACATCGGCAAGCCGCTCACCTCCGTCCCCGCGCCCGCAGGGTCCGCGTACCCGAACTGGGCCGAGCACTTCAAGGCGGCCATGGTCGCGGCGCTCGGCGAGCTGGGCGTGGAGTTCGACGGGATCAGCCAGACGGCCCAGTACACCTCCGGCGTGTACCGCGAGCAGATCCTGCACGCGATGCGCCACCGCGCCGACATCGACGCCGTCCTCGCGCAGTACCGGACGAAGCCGAAGGCCGCCCCGAAGTCGCAGAAGCCCCTGGACGAGGCCGAGTTGGAGGCCGCCGAGGGGTCCGGCGCGGCCGGTGAGGACGACGGGTCCGCCGGATCCGCCGGGTACTTCCCGTACAAGCCGTACTGCGGCAACTGCGAGAAGGACCTCACGACCGTCACCGCGTACGACGACGACAGCACCGAGCTGACGTACACCTGCACCGCGTGCGGGTTCGCCGAGACCGTGCGGCTCAGCGAGTTCAACCGGGGCAAGCTGGTCTGGAAGGTCGACTGGCCGATGCGGTGGGCGTACGAGGGCGTCGTCTTCGAGCCGTCCGGGGTCGACCACTCGTCGCCGGGGTCGTCGTTCCAGGTCGGCGGGCAGATCGTCGGGATCTTCGGCGGCGAGCAGCCGATCGGGCCGATGTACGCGTTCGTCGGGATCTCCGGGATGGCGAAGATGTCGTCGTCCAAGGGCGGGGTGCCGACGCCGGGGGACGCGCTGCGGATCATGGAGCCGCAGCTGCTGCGCTGGCTGTACGCGCGGCGGCGGCCCAACCAGTCGTTCAAGATCGCCTTCGACCAGGAGATCCAGCGGCTGTACGACGAGTGGGACAAGCTGGCGGCCAAGGTGGCCGACGGTTCCGCGCTGCCGGGGGATGTTGCCGCGTACGCGCGTGCCGTCGGGACGGCCGCCGGTGAACTGCCGTCCACCGCGCGGGCGTTGCCGTACCGGACGCTCGCGTCCGTCGCCGACATCACCGCCGGGCACCAGGACCAGGCGCTGCGGATCCTCTCCGAGCTGGACCCGACTACGCCGCTGGGGGGACTCGACGAGGTCCGTCCCCGGTATGACAAGGCGGAGGCGTGGATCAACACGCACGTGCCCGCCGACCAGCGGACCATCGTGCGGTCCGAGCCGGACCTGGAGCTGCTGAAGTCCCTCGACGAGGCGTCCCGGGAGAGCGTGCGGCTCCTGCTGGACGGGCTCGCCTCGCACTGGTCCCTCGACGGGCTCACCCATCTGGTCTACGGGGTGCCCAAGGTCCAGGCCGGGTTCTCCGCCGACGCGACGCCCAAGGAGCTGCCGGCCGAGATCAAGACGGCCCAGCGGACGTTCTTCGCGCTGCTGTACCACCTGCTGGTCGGGCGGGACACCGGGCCCCGGCTGCCCACGCTGCTTCTCGCGGTGGGGCAGGAGCGGGTACGGGTACTCCTCGGGGAGTAG
- a CDS encoding DUF2637 domain-containing protein, giving the protein MAAPIQLTRMHRVLIGVVVAGAVIIAGIGFAGSYAAVRELAIKKGFGNFSYVFPIGIDAGICVLLALDLLLTWIRIPFPLLRQTAWLLTMATIAFNGAAAWPDPLGVGMHAVIPVLFVVAVEAARHAVGRIADITADRHMEGVRITRWLLSPVPTFLLWRRMKLWELRSYDQVIKLEQDRLVYQARLQSRFGRSWRRKAPVESVMPLRLARYGIPLSETAPAGLAAAGIEPVLIPPPPPIPQQQELPPAPAPVEQQQPELPAQQPPLLQKQHQQPQPQPEPEPEPEPAPEESPWFHQKAPSETQYQGGYDPNYNPEAAYADWYAQEMQAEQYEAQYQQEPPLEEPSPEETGTFPIPAGPGRTRELGEGGGAPEPPAPDEDSYYGIFKQSIDGSYPTPREFSDNVEATHGISLSDAEAKRMVLRFQNRHNAEVMDDHIA; this is encoded by the coding sequence GTGGCCGCGCCAATCCAGTTGACCCGGATGCACCGCGTTCTCATCGGCGTGGTCGTGGCCGGCGCCGTGATCATCGCCGGTATCGGCTTCGCCGGTTCGTACGCGGCGGTCCGTGAGCTGGCGATCAAGAAGGGCTTCGGGAACTTCAGTTACGTGTTCCCGATCGGCATCGACGCGGGCATCTGCGTCCTGCTCGCCCTGGACCTCCTCCTCACCTGGATCCGCATCCCCTTCCCGCTGCTGCGGCAGACGGCGTGGCTCCTGACGATGGCGACGATCGCCTTCAACGGCGCGGCGGCCTGGCCCGACCCGCTGGGGGTCGGGATGCACGCGGTGATCCCGGTCCTGTTCGTCGTCGCCGTCGAGGCGGCCCGGCACGCGGTCGGCCGGATCGCGGACATCACGGCGGACCGGCACATGGAGGGCGTCCGCATCACGCGCTGGCTGCTCTCGCCGGTCCCGACGTTCCTGCTGTGGCGCCGGATGAAGCTGTGGGAGCTGCGCTCCTACGACCAGGTCATCAAGCTGGAGCAGGACCGCCTCGTCTACCAGGCCCGCCTCCAGTCCCGCTTCGGCCGCTCCTGGCGCCGCAAGGCCCCGGTCGAGTCGGTCATGCCGCTGCGCCTCGCGCGCTACGGCATCCCCCTCTCGGAGACGGCCCCCGCGGGCCTCGCGGCGGCCGGCATCGAACCGGTCCTGATCCCACCGCCCCCGCCGATACCCCAGCAACAGGAACTGCCCCCGGCCCCCGCCCCGGTGGAGCAGCAGCAGCCCGAACTCCCGGCCCAGCAGCCGCCGTTGCTCCAGAAGCAGCACCAACAGCCGCAGCCCCAACCGGAACCCGAGCCGGAACCCGAGCCGGCGCCCGAGGAAAGTCCCTGGTTCCACCAGAAGGCGCCCTCCGAGACCCAGTACCAGGGCGGCTACGACCCGAACTACAACCCCGAGGCCGCGTACGCCGACTGGTACGCCCAGGAAATGCAGGCGGAGCAGTACGAGGCCCAGTACCAGCAGGAGCCCCCGCTGGAGGAGCCCTCCCCCGAGGAGACCGGCACCTTCCCGATCCCGGCAGGGCCGGGCCGCACAAGGGAGTTGGGCGAGGGCGGCGGCGCCCCGGAGCCCCCCGCCCCGGACGAGGACTCGTACTACGGCATCTTCAAGCAGTCGATAGACGGCAGTTACCCGACGCCGCGCGAGTTCAGCGACAACGTCGAAGCCACGCACGGTATTTCGCTCTCCGACGCCGAGGCCAAGCGCATGGTCCTGCGCTTCCAGAACCGCCACAACGCCGAGGTCATGGACGACCACATCGCCTGA
- a CDS encoding DUF3558 domain-containing protein, producing MQRRAQRDDQPEKRTKRARSVNRAMVAAALPVLLFAAACSSDSDDGGAAAANKDTQQSSGSGAASPGEEVSASPTLRAAVYQSLPDACEVVSEDTLDDTVPKAKSGKKSASGEAGTRSGCTWDSLTDNGVKGSQYRWLSVSLLRFDSNSVAGDADQQAQDYYGRQLNDAKSVQGATNVKSAAATGIGDAATAIRYDQKKKEGSFKQQTVVTRTENIVITVDYNGAGFAGDKAPDPDDLMKLAQQVAKETVAAVKKANGAATQPSSPAATPSANASTAPSATPSPSKS from the coding sequence ATGCAGCGACGAGCCCAGCGAGACGACCAGCCCGAGAAGCGGACGAAGCGTGCCCGGAGCGTGAACCGCGCGATGGTTGCGGCGGCACTCCCGGTGCTGCTCTTCGCGGCGGCCTGCTCCTCGGACTCGGACGACGGCGGCGCCGCCGCGGCGAACAAGGACACCCAGCAGTCGTCGGGCAGCGGCGCGGCGTCGCCCGGCGAGGAGGTCTCGGCGTCCCCCACGCTCCGGGCGGCGGTCTACCAGTCGCTGCCGGACGCCTGCGAGGTCGTCTCGGAGGACACCCTCGACGACACGGTCCCGAAGGCCAAGTCGGGCAAGAAGTCGGCGTCGGGCGAGGCCGGGACCCGGTCGGGCTGCACCTGGGACAGCCTCACGGACAACGGCGTGAAGGGCTCCCAGTACCGCTGGCTCAGCGTCTCGTTGCTCCGCTTCGACTCCAACTCCGTCGCGGGCGACGCCGATCAGCAGGCGCAGGACTACTACGGCCGCCAGTTGAACGACGCCAAGTCGGTGCAGGGCGCGACGAACGTCAAGTCGGCCGCCGCCACCGGGATCGGCGACGCGGCGACCGCGATCCGCTACGACCAGAAGAAGAAGGAAGGATCCTTCAAGCAGCAGACGGTGGTGACGCGCACGGAGAACATCGTCATCACGGTCGACTACAACGGCGCCGGTTTCGCGGGCGACAAGGCGCCGGACCCGGACGATCTGATGAAGCTCGCCCAGCAGGTCGCGAAGGAGACGGTCGCCGCGGTCAAGAAGGCCAACGGCGCTGCCACACAGCCGAGTTCACCCGCGGCGACCCCGTCGGCGAACGCCTCCACAGCCCCGTCCGCCACCCCCTCCCCCAGTAAGAGCTGA